The following are from one region of the Georgenia sp. M64 genome:
- a CDS encoding vanadium-dependent haloperoxidase has translation MAGAGAWSSGAVPAFAAPAAAPSVVAGAPGAVAIQWNLIAQNALQAPMTMASTAMAGLSMPKAFVILSYAHAAMYNAVVAIEGGYQPYMVATTAPDGASAPAAAAAAVHAVLMNHLPAQKDMLDMELWDTLQALGSTSGDRAKGAAVGRAAAAAILALRAGDGLDKADTYTIPTAAPGVWEPFPTPTTPALDPWVAVMKPFVMTGASQFRPGPPPRLGSRTYVRDLEEVRLMGAVDSAARTPEQTEIAKFWQTNGVIQYNEMFRTVAGQRGLGLLEAARFFAMGNLIGTDAMVAAFDAKYHYELWRPWTAIRKADLDGSPATAPDPTWMHLAMLPNHPEYVAAHTTFASAIAEMLTAFLGTRSIGISLTSTTTGMTPTTNTYDTAEDLRSQVINARTWGGLHYRNSSVVGNDVGRRMAAYALKNHFKPAGRR, from the coding sequence CCGTCCCGGCGTTCGCAGCCCCCGCGGCCGCCCCGAGCGTCGTGGCCGGGGCTCCCGGCGCTGTGGCCATCCAGTGGAACCTCATCGCCCAGAACGCCCTCCAGGCGCCGATGACGATGGCTTCCACGGCCATGGCGGGCTTGAGCATGCCGAAGGCTTTCGTGATCCTCTCCTACGCCCACGCGGCGATGTACAACGCGGTGGTCGCGATCGAGGGTGGTTACCAGCCCTACATGGTGGCGACGACGGCGCCCGACGGTGCATCTGCGCCGGCGGCGGCCGCCGCTGCCGTCCATGCCGTGCTCATGAACCACCTGCCGGCGCAGAAGGACATGCTCGACATGGAGCTCTGGGACACGCTCCAGGCCCTGGGGTCCACGAGTGGAGACCGGGCCAAGGGCGCGGCGGTGGGCCGGGCTGCCGCTGCGGCGATCCTCGCCCTGCGGGCCGGGGACGGGTTGGACAAGGCCGACACCTACACGATTCCCACCGCCGCTCCAGGGGTGTGGGAGCCGTTCCCCACGCCCACCACGCCGGCTCTCGACCCGTGGGTCGCCGTCATGAAGCCCTTCGTGATGACCGGCGCGTCGCAGTTCCGCCCCGGACCGCCACCGAGACTCGGCAGCCGCACGTACGTCCGGGACCTCGAAGAGGTCCGGTTGATGGGCGCGGTGGACAGCGCCGCGCGCACCCCGGAGCAGACGGAGATCGCGAAGTTCTGGCAGACCAACGGCGTCATCCAGTACAACGAGATGTTCCGGACGGTTGCGGGGCAACGGGGACTGGGGCTGCTGGAGGCGGCCCGGTTCTTCGCCATGGGCAACCTCATCGGCACCGACGCCATGGTGGCGGCCTTCGACGCCAAGTACCACTACGAGCTCTGGCGCCCCTGGACGGCGATCCGCAAGGCGGACCTGGACGGCAGCCCGGCCACCGCGCCGGATCCGACCTGGATGCACCTCGCGATGCTGCCCAACCACCCCGAGTACGTGGCGGCGCACACCACCTTCGCGTCCGCCATCGCGGAGATGCTGACCGCGTTCCTCGGGACCCGGTCCATCGGCATCTCCCTCACCAGCACCACCACCGGGATGACACCGACGACCAACACCTACGACACCGCAGAGGACCTGCGCAGCCAGGTCATCAACGCCCGGACCTGGGGCGGCCTGCACTACCGCAACTCCTCCGTCGTCGGGAACGACGTCGGCCGTCGCATGGCCGCCTACGCCCTCAAGAACCACTTCAAGCCGGCGGGCCGCCGCTGA
- a CDS encoding oxidoreductase, with amino-acid sequence MSTWLITGASSGLGGALAERVLAAGHRVAATARTPSTLDALVAAYPDTAAALPLDVTDAAAIREAVAETERRLGGIDVLVNNAGYGYTAAVEEGEDDAVSRLFATNFFGPVTLMRAVLPGMRARGRGLIVNISSIGARVQIPGGGYYSAAKAALEGLSGALRKEVEPFGLRVMVVEPSSFRTDFRGRSADRTEQQIEAYDRILGRSGTSALGPQKGSPRRAAAAILTATELDTPPKLLILGSDALEGFRADARASATEVDTLEELSRSTDDE; translated from the coding sequence CCTCCAGCGGCCTGGGCGGAGCGCTGGCCGAACGCGTCCTCGCTGCCGGTCATCGAGTCGCCGCGACCGCCCGCACCCCCTCGACCCTGGACGCTCTCGTAGCAGCGTATCCGGACACCGCCGCGGCCCTGCCCCTCGACGTCACCGACGCCGCCGCGATCCGCGAAGCCGTGGCGGAGACCGAGCGCCGTCTCGGCGGCATCGACGTCCTCGTCAACAACGCCGGCTACGGATACACCGCTGCCGTCGAGGAAGGTGAGGACGACGCGGTCTCGCGTCTGTTCGCCACCAACTTCTTCGGCCCGGTCACGCTCATGAGGGCGGTGCTGCCCGGCATGAGGGCTCGAGGGCGTGGGCTGATCGTCAACATCTCCTCCATCGGCGCCCGCGTGCAGATCCCCGGAGGCGGCTACTACTCGGCTGCCAAGGCAGCGTTGGAGGGCCTCTCCGGGGCCCTCCGCAAGGAGGTCGAGCCGTTCGGGCTGCGGGTCATGGTCGTCGAGCCCAGCTCGTTCCGCACCGACTTCCGCGGACGGTCGGCGGACCGCACCGAGCAGCAGATCGAGGCGTACGACCGCATCCTCGGCCGGTCCGGCACCTCCGCGCTCGGACCTCAGAAGGGCTCACCCCGCAGAGCCGCCGCGGCCATCCTCACCGCCACGGAGCTCGACACCCCGCCGAAGCTCCTGATTCTCGGAAGCGACGCCCTCGAGGGGTTCCGCGCCGACGCCCGCGCATCAGCGACCGAGGTCGACACGCTCGAGGAGCTCAGCCGAAGCACCGACGACGAGTAG
- a CDS encoding cupin domain-containing protein: MQITRSSAATARGPADWFTGDVYIDAVAAAPPPSRVTANLVHFMPGARTHWHRHPLSQTVFVTEGIGLCQRRGGPVEVIRPGDRVLFEADEEHWHGAAPNRLMVHLAINEGDDEHDVVQWLQPVTDDEYSAAPTVTD, translated from the coding sequence ATGCAGATCACCCGCAGCTCCGCCGCCACCGCCAGGGGCCCCGCCGACTGGTTCACCGGGGACGTGTACATCGACGCCGTCGCAGCCGCCCCGCCCCCGTCGCGGGTGACCGCGAACCTCGTGCACTTCATGCCCGGTGCCCGCACCCACTGGCACCGCCACCCCCTGAGCCAGACCGTCTTCGTCACCGAGGGCATCGGCCTGTGCCAGCGCCGCGGGGGACCGGTCGAGGTCATCCGCCCCGGCGACCGGGTCCTGTTCGAGGCCGACGAGGAGCACTGGCACGGCGCCGCCCCCAACCGGCTCATGGTCCACCTCGCCATCAACGAGGGCGACGACGAGCACGACGTCGTCCAGTGGCTCCAGCCGGTCACCGACGACGAGTACTCCGCCGCGCCGACCGTCACCGACTGA
- a CDS encoding helix-turn-helix transcriptional regulator — MDSRNDVRHEVREFLTTRRARITPERAGLPVTGNRRVPGLRRSEVATLAGLSVEYYARLERGQIAGASSGVLESLVRALQLDETERAHLFDLARAADGIPTSGRARRRAPGRAASRLSLQWTLEAITGGVAFVRDPHQNLLATNTLGRAFYSPVIGDGGRPPNLARFQFLDPASRDFYPDWDLFAEMCVGIMRAEAGRDPHDPVLQELVGELSTRSPTFRRLWADHDVRTHGTGTKRFHHPVVGELTLAYEELAITAEPGLALLVYTAEPGSPSAERLGLLASWAAPAQTATPAPRTTPNDQ, encoded by the coding sequence GTGGACAGCCGCAACGACGTTCGCCACGAGGTCCGTGAGTTCCTCACCACCCGCCGTGCCCGGATCACCCCGGAGCGGGCCGGGCTCCCGGTGACCGGCAACCGCCGGGTCCCGGGGCTGCGGCGCAGTGAGGTCGCGACCCTCGCCGGCCTCAGCGTGGAGTACTACGCCCGCCTCGAGCGCGGTCAGATCGCCGGCGCGTCGTCCGGGGTCCTGGAGTCGCTCGTGCGGGCGCTGCAGCTCGACGAGACCGAGCGCGCCCACCTGTTCGACCTCGCCCGGGCGGCCGACGGCATCCCCACCTCCGGTCGGGCCAGGCGCCGTGCCCCGGGCAGGGCGGCATCCCGGCTCAGTTTGCAGTGGACACTCGAGGCCATCACCGGCGGAGTCGCGTTCGTGCGGGACCCGCACCAGAACCTCCTCGCCACCAACACCCTGGGGCGCGCGTTCTACTCGCCCGTCATCGGCGACGGCGGCCGGCCGCCGAACCTGGCCCGCTTCCAGTTCCTCGACCCCGCCTCACGCGACTTCTACCCCGACTGGGACCTGTTCGCCGAGATGTGCGTCGGCATCATGCGCGCCGAGGCGGGCCGCGACCCGCACGACCCCGTCCTCCAGGAGCTCGTCGGCGAGCTCTCCACCCGCAGCCCGACGTTCAGGCGGCTGTGGGCCGACCACGACGTCCGCACGCACGGCACCGGCACCAAGAGGTTCCACCACCCCGTCGTCGGTGAGCTCACCCTCGCCTACGAGGAGCTCGCCATCACCGCCGAACCGGGCCTCGCGCTCCTCGTCTACACGGCCGAGCCCGGGTCGCCGTCAGCCGAGCGGCTCGGCCTCCTCGCCTCGTGGGCGGCGCCGGCTCAGACGGCAACACCCGCCCCGCGGACCACCCCGAACGACCAGTAG